A genomic window from Candidatus Omnitrophota bacterium includes:
- a CDS encoding NAD(P)-dependent oxidoreductase produces MMEKNRILITGGTGLLGKALIETNRIADIDAVYIGGYDMREGERVTYHKADICDKDAMRAVFDKVRPQVVIHTAGIASVDYCERNYPEARKSNVFGTRAMAELCAEYGAEMVFVSTNAVFDGKSAPYSEDDKPSPINKYGEMKLEGEKIVRESGLKFLIVRPILMYGWNNKNERSNPVTWLIQKLGRGEGVKMVNDVFENPLLNTSCAEIIWALIRSGKEGPYHIAGKDVLNRYEFALLVADIFGLSRALISPVSSAAFKDLAPRPSNTSYNTAKIERELDIRLLTVKEGLELMKKSAQG; encoded by the coding sequence ATGATGGAAAAAAACAGGATATTGATCACCGGCGGCACGGGATTGCTGGGAAAAGCGCTAATTGAAACCAACAGGATCGCAGATATCGACGCCGTCTATATCGGCGGCTATGATATGCGGGAGGGGGAACGTGTCACTTACCATAAGGCCGATATATGCGATAAAGACGCAATGCGCGCGGTCTTCGATAAGGTAAGGCCGCAGGTTGTCATACACACGGCAGGCATCGCCAGCGTAGATTACTGCGAGCGGAATTATCCGGAGGCGCGGAAGTCGAACGTATTCGGCACCCGGGCCATGGCGGAGTTATGCGCGGAATACGGCGCAGAGATGGTCTTCGTATCAACGAACGCGGTGTTTGACGGCAAGTCCGCCCCTTATTCGGAGGACGATAAGCCCTCACCCATCAACAAATACGGTGAAATGAAACTGGAAGGGGAAAAGATCGTCAGGGAAAGCGGCTTGAAATTCCTGATCGTGAGGCCGATATTGATGTATGGCTGGAATAACAAAAATGAGCGGTCGAATCCCGTTACCTGGTTGATCCAGAAGCTTGGCCGCGGCGAAGGAGTGAAGATGGTGAACGATGTCTTCGAAAATCCGTTGTTAAATACCAGTTGCGCCGAGATAATATGGGCCCTTATAAGATCGGGAAAGGAAGGGCCCTATCATATAGCCGGGAAGGATGTCTTGAACCGGTATGAATTTGCCCTCCTTGTGGCGGATATCTTTGGGTTAAGCCGTGCCCTCATCAGCCCCGTTTCAAGCGCCGCATTCAAAGACTTGGCGCCTCGTCCGAGCAACACGAGCTATAACACCGCCAAGATCGAAAGAGAACTGGACATAAGGCTTTTGACCGTAAAAGAAGGGCTGGAATTAATGAAGAAATCAGCCCAAGGATGA
- a CDS encoding glycosyltransferase — translation MPKVSVVIPAYNCERFIAAAVNSVLGQSYKDYELIVVNDGSTDSTENALSEFRSRITYIYQKNGGPANARNTGVLAAKGEYVAFLDQDDAWLPDKLRMQIDLFEKKGSLGLVYADEYMLKDSSFDIYGPENLRTFQFRPPHRGKVFKYLFAQNFIPTSSVMARKECFSKVGLFNPALVPIEDYDRWLRIAAFYEVDFIDRPLVRYRDHAATFRKDDVRTFTNIVNTLKGVIADYPDLNGLIDRRGRGELSRFHVILGRRHFRRNDPGKARENFKSALKVSGFPSFILYVFMSPAYAHLRGIFIKLASRFRLRIRHTRRKVNT, via the coding sequence ATGCCAAAGGTAAGCGTAGTTATACCCGCATATAACTGCGAAAGGTTCATAGCTGCCGCCGTCAATAGCGTGCTGGGGCAGTCTTATAAAGATTACGAATTGATCGTCGTGAATGACGGCTCGACGGATTCCACGGAAAATGCCCTTTCCGAATTCCGTTCAAGGATCACCTATATATACCAAAAGAACGGGGGCCCGGCAAATGCCAGGAACACGGGAGTTTTAGCCGCGAAGGGGGAGTATGTGGCATTTTTGGACCAGGATGACGCGTGGCTGCCCGATAAGCTGCGGATGCAAATCGATCTTTTTGAGAAGAAGGGGTCGTTGGGCCTTGTGTATGCCGACGAATACATGTTAAAAGACAGTTCCTTTGACATTTACGGCCCCGAGAACTTGCGGACTTTTCAATTCAGGCCCCCGCACAGGGGAAAAGTCTTCAAATACCTGTTTGCGCAAAATTTCATTCCCACATCTTCGGTGATGGCGCGAAAAGAGTGTTTTAGCAAAGTCGGCCTGTTCAACCCGGCGCTTGTCCCGATAGAGGACTACGACAGATGGCTGAGGATCGCGGCTTTTTACGAGGTCGATTTTATCGACAGGCCTTTAGTGAGATACAGGGACCACGCCGCCACATTCCGAAAGGACGACGTAAGGACTTTTACCAATATCGTCAATACCCTTAAGGGTGTTATCGCGGATTACCCGGATCTCAACGGCCTCATCGACAGGAGGGGAAGAGGGGAGCTGTCGAGGTTCCATGTTATTTTAGGAAGAAGGCATTTCCGCAGGAATGACCCGGGAAAAGCGCGGGAAAATTTTAAGTCCGCATTGAAGGTGTCGGGATTTCCGTCCTTCATTTTGTATGTTTTCATGTCCCCCGCTTATGCGCACCTCAGGGGAATATTCATTAAACTGGCATCAAGGTTCCGGCTGCGCATCAGGCACACCCGAAGGAAGGTAAATACATGA
- a CDS encoding GDP-mannose 4,6-dehydratase, producing the protein MKKVLVTGVSGFTGRYFVDLAGKMRPGTVKIFGVDKKCFPGSPENFKFIRSDLLDKGSISKIIGDTRPDYILHLSALLFSKDHEDLLKYNVLATKNIFDAVIEKGLSPRILVIGTSGEYGISSRNIPLKETGPLAPITPYGLSKAAQTLLALQYHQGYGLDIVIARPFNLIGPGQTSQLVCGSIVNQIKDMGPKGRRKGRLLIGNLHTSRDFIDVRDAVRAYWMLMACKKPVAGEIFNVGSGKPHSVREIVKILSGLCGRKFSVEQRKDKVMKKDIPAQTADITKIKALTGWKPEIPIGASLMDMYLNTP; encoded by the coding sequence ATGAAAAAAGTCTTAGTCACGGGAGTCAGCGGTTTTACGGGAAGGTATTTTGTCGATCTCGCCGGCAAGATGAGGCCGGGGACGGTGAAGATCTTCGGGGTAGATAAAAAGTGTTTCCCGGGCAGCCCGGAGAATTTTAAATTCATAAGATCGGACCTCTTGGACAAGGGGAGCATCTCGAAGATCATAGGCGATACACGGCCCGATTATATTTTGCACCTATCGGCATTGCTTTTCAGCAAGGATCATGAAGACCTGCTGAAATATAACGTACTTGCGACGAAGAACATCTTTGACGCAGTGATCGAGAAGGGGTTATCTCCACGAATATTGGTTATCGGCACCTCCGGCGAATATGGGATAAGCAGCCGGAATATACCGCTGAAAGAGACAGGCCCTTTAGCGCCTATAACGCCTTACGGCCTCAGTAAGGCGGCTCAGACGCTTTTGGCGCTGCAATACCATCAAGGATACGGCTTGGACATAGTCATCGCGCGGCCTTTTAACCTGATAGGCCCGGGCCAGACATCACAGCTGGTTTGCGGTTCGATCGTCAACCAGATCAAGGATATGGGCCCGAAAGGGCGCAGGAAAGGCAGATTGCTGATAGGGAACCTTCATACCAGCAGGGATTTTATAGACGTAAGGGACGCGGTCAGGGCTTATTGGATGCTTATGGCATGCAAGAAACCGGTCGCGGGGGAGATATTTAACGTAGGCAGCGGGAAACCGCATTCGGTGCGGGAGATCGTGAAGATTCTTTCCGGCCTTTGCGGAAGGAAATTTTCGGTCGAGCAGCGGAAAGACAAGGTCATGAAGAAAGACATACCGGCGCAGACAGCGGATATTACCAAGATCAAGGCATTGACGGGATGGAAACCGGAGATCCCGATAGGCGCATCCCTTATGGATATGTACCTTAATACGCCGTGA
- a CDS encoding glycosyltransferase family 4 protein, translating into MDIAIVTPTLNYGGGERQVEFLASGLAGSGHSVRVYCFFDDGPIAYRLAGKGIKVHRLYNRAVTGAGPGKKVGAPAEDTGVFRKSGDTVDRLRRLANECLAALKLFAAFAKKRPDVVHLYQNQTKMAVLAGRMAGVKRIVYTETSLIGDWLSPSQLSVMRFFWRRCDAIIALSESMKRHMVALGAAVTGKVYVVPTMLPSPGKNEIKPVEGKRDVTVGIVGRLTPEKGHVFFLKAAELINKQRSNIKFIIAGQGYLKNELSVLIEKNGLAANTELTGAFKDISDIMCRIDILVLSSLTEGAPLVLLEGMAYGKPVVAANVGGVSELVVEGKTGFLVAPKDPEALADAILKLAGDTQMRKRFAEAAINRFTERYSSGKLIPEIESIYRGGTN; encoded by the coding sequence ATGGATATCGCTATCGTGACTCCCACGCTGAATTACGGCGGCGGGGAGAGACAAGTTGAATTTCTGGCGTCAGGGTTGGCCGGCAGCGGGCACTCGGTAAGAGTCTACTGTTTCTTCGACGACGGCCCGATAGCGTACAGGTTGGCCGGAAAAGGCATAAAGGTCCACAGGCTATATAACCGGGCCGTCACCGGGGCCGGTCCTGGGAAAAAAGTCGGCGCGCCCGCGGAAGACACCGGCGTTTTCAGGAAAAGCGGCGATACCGTCGACAGGTTAAGGCGGCTTGCCAACGAATGCCTCGCGGCTTTAAAATTATTTGCCGCCTTTGCGAAAAAAAGGCCGGATGTCGTCCATCTATACCAGAACCAGACCAAGATGGCTGTCCTTGCCGGCAGGATGGCCGGCGTAAAAAGGATAGTCTATACCGAAACGTCCCTTATCGGGGATTGGCTTTCGCCTTCCCAATTGTCGGTTATGAGGTTTTTTTGGAGGCGATGTGATGCTATAATAGCCCTCTCGGAATCCATGAAACGGCATATGGTAGCCCTCGGCGCCGCGGTTACGGGAAAAGTATACGTCGTACCGACCATGCTCCCTTCTCCCGGAAAGAATGAGATAAAGCCCGTTGAGGGGAAGAGGGATGTAACCGTAGGCATAGTCGGAAGGCTTACCCCGGAAAAGGGGCACGTATTTTTTTTAAAGGCCGCCGAGTTGATAAATAAACAACGCAGTAATATCAAATTCATTATCGCGGGGCAGGGCTATCTGAAGAACGAGCTAAGCGTCCTCATCGAAAAAAACGGCCTGGCCGCAAATACAGAGCTTACCGGCGCGTTTAAGGATATCTCCGATATTATGTGCCGCATCGATATACTTGTGCTTTCTTCCCTGACAGAGGGAGCGCCGTTGGTCCTGCTGGAAGGCATGGCTTACGGCAAACCTGTAGTCGCCGCCAATGTGGGGGGAGTAAGCGAACTGGTAGTTGAAGGCAAAACGGGTTTTTTGGTCGCTCCTAAAGACCCTGAGGCATTGGCTGATGCCATACTTAAGCTTGCCGGGGATACGCAAATGAGGAAGAGATTCGCTGAGGCAGCGATCAACCGGTTCACGGAGAGATATTCCTCCGGGAAGCTTATCCCGGAAATAGAATCGATATACCGCGGAGGCACGAATTAA
- a CDS encoding glycosyltransferase family 2 protein, with amino-acid sequence MKVSVIIPVYNEAKTIKEILKKVTDSDVVDEIIIVDDFSKDDTMKILESLSLKGVKIYSHDKNRGKGAAIRTGLKNASGDIIIFQDADLEYDPGDYPRLVKPIKEGKADVVYGSRFLNRKDLFHCKKVFYLTHFIGNKFLNFMVMLLYGARLTDMETCYKVIKKEILNGIDLTARGFEIEPEITAKLLRKGVKIYEVPISYVPRDYQEGKKISWRDGLKALYVLVKYRVGK; translated from the coding sequence ATGAAGGTATCCGTCATTATACCTGTTTATAACGAAGCAAAGACAATAAAAGAGATCTTGAAAAAAGTCACGGATAGCGATGTCGTCGACGAGATAATCATAGTCGACGATTTTTCTAAGGACGATACCATGAAGATACTGGAAAGCCTGTCCCTTAAAGGGGTGAAGATATATTCTCATGATAAAAACCGCGGAAAGGGAGCGGCTATCCGTACAGGCCTCAAAAATGCGTCCGGCGACATAATAATTTTCCAGGATGCGGACTTAGAATATGATCCGGGGGATTATCCTAGGCTCGTGAAACCCATCAAAGAAGGCAAAGCGGATGTTGTATATGGTTCGAGGTTCCTGAATAGAAAAGACCTTTTCCATTGCAAAAAGGTCTTTTATCTGACGCATTTTATAGGAAATAAATTTCTTAATTTTATGGTGATGCTTCTTTACGGGGCAAGACTTACAGATATGGAGACTTGTTATAAGGTCATAAAAAAAGAGATATTGAACGGAATAGACTTAACTGCCAGGGGATTCGAAATAGAGCCTGAAATAACCGCAAAATTGCTGAGAAAAGGGGTAAAAATATACGAGGTCCCCATTTCCTATGTTCCGAGAGATTATCAGGAAGGCAAAAAGATCTCATGGCGGGACGGCTTAAAGGCATTATATGTGCTCGTAAAATACAGGGTGGGGAAATAG
- a CDS encoding class I SAM-dependent methyltransferase, with protein sequence MPKVVFDTLTFMSRLERLKSWFYKKIEPYLGERILEAGCGTGNLTSYLSGKQLVLAVDNDSDMLDECRSRFSDNPNVKFLRYDLTDPSITKLSENNLDTVVCVNTLEHIKDDEAVLRNFNSVLSEGGTLILLVPAFQSLYCSLDRAAGHYRRYSLPEVSEKIEKCGFTVDKKMYFNFFGLIGWFFNGKVLKKEKISTRLLRMFNFLTPLLDFFENLIGPPIGLSIILVCRKRE encoded by the coding sequence ATGCCCAAAGTCGTTTTTGATACGCTTACTTTCATGTCAAGGCTCGAGCGTTTGAAGTCCTGGTTTTACAAAAAGATCGAGCCATACCTCGGAGAGAGGATCCTGGAGGCGGGATGCGGGACCGGGAACCTGACTTCTTACCTGTCGGGCAAACAGCTGGTGCTGGCAGTAGACAATGACTCCGACATGCTGGATGAATGCAGGAGCAGGTTTTCGGATAATCCGAACGTAAAATTCCTAAGATACGACTTAACCGACCCGTCGATAACAAAGCTTTCGGAAAATAACCTGGATACGGTCGTTTGCGTCAATACCCTCGAACACATAAAGGATGACGAGGCGGTTTTGAGGAATTTCAATTCCGTATTAAGCGAAGGCGGCACCCTTATCTTGCTGGTACCCGCCTTCCAATCTTTATACTGCAGCCTTGACAGGGCGGCAGGCCACTACAGGAGGTACAGCCTGCCAGAGGTATCGGAAAAGATAGAAAAATGCGGTTTTACCGTCGATAAGAAGATGTATTTTAATTTTTTCGGGCTGATCGGGTGGTTCTTCAACGGGAAGGTCTTGAAAAAAGAAAAGATCTCCACCAGGCTGTTGAGGATGTTTAATTTCTTGACTCCGTTGCTGGATTTTTTCGAGAACCTGATAGGGCCTCCTATAGGCTTATCCATCATATTGGTATGCAGGAAGAGGGAATGA
- a CDS encoding radical SAM protein, whose protein sequence is MKVLFFHRNAEWMGIEYLSSALKRAGHDTELLFDPGSGDVEYKFNIIERYFDVSGKMIKKAKAYKPDLIAFSCLTNLYPWVSKMASLLKKEMAVPIIAGGLHPTILPEFVIKNPDIDMICVGEGEEALVELANSMQNGKIDYSIKNIWFKKDGEIVRNPPRPLMQDLDSLPFPDKDMFRRYGCFSDRLYVMTGRGCPYQCTYCFNSYYRKLLNQPGHSYTRRRSVGRVIEELKYFKSRYRIKEVFFYDDVFTINDEWIKDFAARYKKEIGLPFKVLVHPKNVKKDIMILLKEAGCIYVDIGLESGSEDVRYKLLKRNMSNDDIINTARVLKEVGIKFCTLNIVGFPTETTEQMWETYELNRKIKPDGTIVSIFYPFPKTELADFCAERGFIKEGEYEKICNGEGGYKQGSLIRDIDEKEALRLQVLIPFLTRMPAFLHPAIKRIPINGFTRIISIPFLSVPRNAYIRIKESLVMFVKSHWNYLWV, encoded by the coding sequence ATGAAGGTCTTATTTTTCCACAGGAACGCGGAATGGATGGGGATCGAATATCTTTCGAGCGCCCTGAAGAGGGCGGGGCACGACACCGAACTGCTCTTCGACCCCGGTTCCGGCGACGTGGAGTACAAGTTTAATATCATTGAAAGGTATTTCGACGTTTCCGGTAAAATGATAAAAAAGGCGAAGGCCTATAAACCCGACCTCATAGCGTTCTCTTGTTTGACCAATTTATACCCCTGGGTCTCCAAGATGGCTTCCCTGCTGAAGAAAGAAATGGCTGTGCCTATCATTGCGGGAGGCCTTCATCCCACCATTCTGCCTGAGTTCGTCATAAAAAACCCCGATATAGACATGATATGCGTCGGTGAAGGCGAAGAGGCCCTGGTAGAATTGGCGAATAGCATGCAAAACGGTAAGATAGACTATTCGATAAAAAATATCTGGTTCAAGAAGGACGGGGAGATCGTCCGGAACCCGCCGAGGCCCCTGATGCAAGACCTGGACTCCCTGCCTTTCCCGGACAAGGATATGTTCAGGCGGTACGGATGTTTTTCGGACAGGCTTTACGTCATGACCGGCAGGGGATGCCCGTACCAATGCACATATTGTTTCAATTCTTACTACAGGAAATTGTTGAACCAGCCGGGCCATTCTTATACCCGCCGCAGGAGCGTCGGAAGGGTGATAGAAGAGCTTAAATATTTTAAGTCCAGGTACCGCATCAAGGAGGTCTTCTTCTATGACGATGTCTTCACAATAAATGACGAATGGATCAAGGACTTTGCCGCCAGGTATAAGAAGGAGATAGGCTTGCCTTTCAAGGTCCTGGTGCATCCCAAAAATGTAAAAAAAGACATTATGATACTCTTGAAAGAAGCGGGGTGTATTTATGTGGATATCGGCTTGGAGTCCGGGAGCGAGGATGTAAGGTATAAATTGCTGAAAAGGAACATGAGCAACGACGATATCATTAATACGGCCAGGGTCCTGAAGGAGGTAGGGATCAAGTTCTGCACATTGAACATAGTCGGTTTCCCGACCGAGACGACCGAACAGATGTGGGAGACTTATGAGTTAAATAGGAAGATAAAACCCGACGGGACCATCGTGTCGATTTTTTACCCCTTTCCGAAAACAGAGCTGGCGGATTTCTGCGCTGAACGCGGGTTCATAAAAGAAGGCGAATATGAAAAGATCTGTAACGGCGAGGGAGGGTATAAACAGGGGTCTCTTATCAGGGATATAGACGAGAAAGAGGCCTTGAGGCTGCAAGTGTTGATCCCTTTCCTGACGAGAATGCCGGCGTTTTTGCACCCAGCGATCAAGAGGATCCCGATCAACGGCTTCACCAGGATCATTTCCATACCGTTCCTTTCCGTTCCCAGGAACGCCTATATACGCATTAAGGAATCTTTGGTCATGTTCGTGAAATCCCATTGGAATTACCTGTGGGTATGA
- a CDS encoding radical SAM protein — protein sequence MNVLLVKPYNLSDHIQPSLGLGYLAESCRRAGHNVTILDCIKKGMKADALIHMVKEVKPDVVGFQCYTFDLKFVKEALEGCKNLKPGLITVLGGPHPSAAPEESFKYFGASLDFIFVGEAEKGLPMLLERLERKGPRDLSDIPGLGWREDGRVRINPQIFVEDLDSLGMPAWDLIRPEEYPECQHGAVFRKFPIAPIMVTRGCPFSCTFCAGNIIGGKKIRKHSVDFILGQIKYLYDKHGIREFHIIDDNFTFDRAYAKELLRKLADLHLDISWATPNGVRIDCLDEEMLVLMKKSGLYLISLGIESGSDRVLALMKKGTTTDKIRKGIDMIRRFKIDVAGFFIVGFPGEKEEDIRKTIRFSLDLGLIRANYFTYLPFPGTASYKKLASGGKLGGVDWDRFYFMSAPYAGDGLSQKQVKSLQREAFLRFYMRPGIMIKNILAIKSPRHFKFLLKRFFHWVIMT from the coding sequence ATGAATGTTTTACTGGTAAAGCCCTATAACCTTAGCGATCATATCCAGCCTTCCCTGGGCCTGGGCTATTTAGCCGAGTCGTGCAGGAGGGCCGGGCATAATGTGACGATACTCGATTGCATTAAAAAGGGCATGAAGGCGGATGCCTTGATCCATATGGTCAAAGAGGTAAAGCCCGACGTCGTCGGTTTCCAATGCTATACGTTCGATCTGAAATTCGTCAAGGAGGCCCTGGAAGGATGCAAAAACCTGAAGCCAGGCTTGATAACTGTCCTGGGCGGGCCGCATCCTTCTGCCGCCCCCGAAGAGAGCTTTAAGTATTTCGGCGCTTCTTTGGATTTTATCTTCGTAGGGGAAGCCGAAAAAGGCCTTCCTATGTTGCTGGAAAGGCTGGAAAGAAAAGGACCCCGGGACCTTTCGGATATCCCCGGGTTAGGATGGAGAGAGGACGGCCGTGTTCGCATAAATCCCCAGATATTCGTTGAAGACCTGGACAGCTTGGGCATGCCGGCATGGGACCTTATCCGGCCCGAGGAATATCCCGAATGCCAGCACGGCGCCGTTTTCCGGAAGTTCCCCATAGCGCCTATAATGGTCACCCGCGGTTGCCCTTTTTCCTGCACGTTTTGCGCGGGGAACATAATAGGGGGGAAAAAGATACGGAAACATAGCGTGGATTTCATTCTCGGGCAGATCAAGTATCTGTATGATAAGCATGGCATACGGGAATTCCATATTATAGATGATAACTTTACTTTTGACAGGGCCTACGCAAAGGAATTACTGCGGAAACTCGCCGATCTGCACTTGGATATAAGCTGGGCAACTCCAAACGGGGTCCGCATAGACTGTCTGGACGAAGAAATGCTTGTGCTGATGAAAAAAAGCGGCCTTTACCTTATTTCATTAGGGATAGAATCAGGCTCAGACAGGGTACTTGCCTTAATGAAGAAAGGGACCACCACCGATAAGATACGGAAGGGGATAGATATGATCCGCCGGTTTAAGATAGATGTGGCGGGATTTTTTATCGTGGGCTTCCCGGGTGAGAAAGAAGAGGATATCAGGAAAACGATACGTTTTTCGCTTGATCTGGGTTTGATCAGGGCGAATTATTTTACATACCTGCCTTTTCCCGGCACGGCCAGTTATAAGAAATTGGCTTCAGGGGGGAAATTGGGCGGCGTTGACTGGGACAGGTTTTATTTTATGAGCGCCCCGTACGCGGGAGACGGCTTGAGCCAAAAACAGGTCAAATCTTTGCAGCGCGAAGCTTTCTTAAGATTTTATATGCGGCCGGGAATAATGATAAAGAACATATTGGCGATCAAGTCTCCGCGGCATTTCAAGTTCCTCCTGAAGAGGTTCTTCCATTGGGTCATCATGACATGA
- a CDS encoding glycosyltransferase family 39 protein — protein sequence MKKVISIALAIFAIALLPRLYVALSDRQVFTPDSIYYNGLAGNILEGKGFSVGGKPTTFKEPFYPFFLAAVYHIFGNNYAAVKVIQAIIGALTCVIIFMIARRLFDAKTAVLGALIGCFYPAFIRTTELMITELLYTFLLISIIFFLLRYIQGGGYGNLAFCGAALGIASLTRSVIVLLPVFILLLAGKIFLSQARSVKKYIISAAILLAFFILPIAPWTVRNWKVAHRFIPISTTMGIGLYSSYVPKEGKLYGFIASDEVVEKSRSLGSEAAQSDFLAKEALKYIKNNPLRVLKLEVLKTVYFWSVFDWEILGNGVYNYMYAFIMPFFILGIFVNSKRSWELAPVYLPIIYSFCVSLVFYGSPRFRLPIEPYIIMIGAAGIFHFIRRSRNKILPGLLISGYFMLNVCFYAASYETKVFFRSIFQKIGLW from the coding sequence ATGAAAAAAGTGATATCGATCGCCTTGGCGATCTTTGCCATTGCCCTGTTGCCGCGGCTTTATGTAGCCCTTTCTGACAGGCAGGTCTTTACACCCGACTCCATTTATTACAACGGACTCGCCGGGAACATTCTCGAGGGCAAGGGATTCAGCGTGGGCGGGAAGCCTACCACTTTCAAAGAGCCGTTTTATCCTTTTTTTCTGGCGGCGGTATATCATATATTCGGCAATAACTACGCGGCCGTTAAAGTTATCCAGGCGATCATAGGCGCGCTGACATGCGTAATAATTTTTATGATAGCAAGGCGATTATTCGACGCCAAAACAGCCGTTTTGGGCGCGTTGATAGGCTGTTTTTATCCGGCATTTATTAGAACTACGGAACTTATGATAACAGAGCTCCTTTATACTTTTTTGCTTATCTCTATCATATTCTTCCTTCTAAGGTATATCCAGGGCGGCGGTTATGGGAATTTGGCCTTTTGCGGGGCCGCGCTGGGGATAGCTTCGCTCACGCGCTCTGTTATAGTCCTGCTTCCCGTTTTTATCCTTCTGTTGGCGGGAAAGATCTTTCTCTCCCAGGCCCGCAGCGTCAAAAAGTATATTATAAGCGCGGCCATCCTGCTTGCTTTTTTTATACTGCCGATAGCTCCCTGGACCGTCAGGAACTGGAAAGTGGCCCATCGTTTTATCCCCATTTCCACCACGATGGGAATAGGGCTTTATAGCTCATATGTGCCCAAAGAGGGGAAATTATACGGCTTTATCGCCAGTGATGAAGTCGTGGAAAAGTCCAGGTCATTAGGATCTGAGGCCGCGCAAAGCGATTTCCTGGCAAAAGAGGCGCTAAAATATATAAAAAACAACCCTCTCCGCGTTCTAAAACTGGAGGTACTAAAAACCGTTTACTTCTGGAGCGTCTTCGATTGGGAGATCCTGGGTAACGGCGTGTATAATTACATGTATGCGTTCATTATGCCGTTTTTCATCTTAGGCATATTCGTTAATTCCAAAAGGTCCTGGGAGCTGGCCCCGGTCTATCTGCCTATTATCTATTCTTTTTGCGTTTCTTTGGTGTTCTACGGTTCGCCGAGGTTCCGCCTGCCTATCGAGCCGTATATTATCATGATCGGCGCCGCGGGAATTTTCCATTTTATCCGCAGGTCCAGGAATAAGATTCTTCCCGGCCTATTAATAAGCGGTTACTTTATGTTGAACGTATGTTTTTATGCGGCCTCATATGAAACAAAAGTGTTCTTCAGGTCCATATTCCAAAAGATAGGGCTCTGGTAG
- a CDS encoding methyltransferase domain-containing protein: MLNEELKDKLACPGCLGDLSFGEGDFTCNKCRRKYPVVDGIPVLINEDKSLFRIKDFLGRSSTTIELSGFNKGLLRKIWSRVTPELTLNIYSKRNFKKFIKEACDSAARPAILVIGGGVLGSGLAEITKNDKIVLIESDVSFGPRTQIICDAHNLPFVDSSLDGVIAQAVLEHVTDPYKCVSEIYRVLRPKGLVYSEVPFMQQVHMGRYDFTRFTDLGHRRLFRNFEEIERGVAGGPASALAWSLRYFFVSFTDSRLIKKILSAFSIFAFFWIKYFDFCLVKKASSADAAGGFYFLGRKSDKTVTDTEIVSLYKAKGKGS, encoded by the coding sequence ATGTTAAATGAAGAGTTGAAGGATAAATTGGCTTGTCCGGGCTGTTTGGGGGACCTGTCATTCGGCGAAGGGGACTTTACTTGTAATAAGTGCCGCAGGAAATACCCTGTGGTCGACGGCATCCCTGTACTGATAAATGAGGACAAAAGCTTATTCAGGATAAAGGATTTCCTGGGCAGGTCTTCGACTACCATCGAGTTAAGCGGCTTTAATAAAGGGTTACTGAGGAAGATATGGAGCAGGGTCACCCCGGAGCTTACCCTTAATATTTACAGCAAAAGAAATTTCAAAAAATTCATCAAAGAGGCATGTGATTCCGCGGCGAGGCCCGCGATATTGGTCATCGGGGGAGGAGTTTTGGGCTCGGGCCTGGCGGAAATTACCAAAAATGACAAAATAGTGCTCATCGAGAGCGACGTTTCTTTCGGCCCGCGGACGCAAATAATTTGCGACGCGCACAACCTGCCGTTCGTCGATTCTTCCCTCGACGGAGTGATCGCGCAGGCAGTGCTCGAGCATGTCACGGACCCGTACAAATGCGTAAGCGAGATATACCGCGTCTTGAGACCGAAAGGGCTTGTGTATAGCGAAGTCCCTTTTATGCAGCAAGTCCATATGGGGAGATATGATTTTACAAGGTTCACCGATTTGGGGCACAGGAGGCTTTTTAGGAATTTCGAGGAGATAGAAAGGGGCGTAGCCGGAGGGCCTGCCAGCGCCCTGGCGTGGAGCCTCAGGTATTTTTTTGTGAGTTTTACCGACTCCCGTTTAATCAAAAAGATATTAAGCGCGTTCTCTATTTTCGCGTTCTTTTGGATCAAATATTTCGATTTTTGTCTTGTAAAAAAGGCCTCTTCCGCCGACGCGGCCGGAGGGTTCTATTTCCTCGGGAGAAAAAGCGATAAGACCGTGACGGATACCGAAATAGTCTCGCTCTATAAGGCAAAGGGCAAAGGATCTTGA